One region of Baekduia soli genomic DNA includes:
- a CDS encoding DUF427 domain-containing protein, with protein MSLTQSPGPLSGSPGPGNYAIDGPRHRLMLTPLPRRVRGDLGGRTVIDTDRAALVHETGLRPQLYVPLDAIDPALLQRTEHTTHCPFKGDASYRSIRAGERVAENALWVYDDPLPAASWLHGLAGVYLERLDRWRDEEEDVLGFPDPYHRVDVRRTARHVQVRARGEVVADSRAALLLSETALPNRYYLPRADVTATLQGPTGRTTFCPYKGEASYATLVLGDGSELADAAWCYEAPYPESAAVAGHVSFWGDDVEVIVDGAAVAS; from the coding sequence ATGAGCCTCACCCAGTCCCCCGGACCGCTCTCGGGCTCCCCCGGCCCGGGCAACTACGCCATCGACGGCCCCCGGCACCGCCTCATGCTGACGCCCCTGCCGCGCCGCGTGCGCGGCGACCTCGGCGGCCGGACCGTCATCGACACCGACCGCGCGGCGCTCGTGCACGAGACCGGCCTGCGCCCGCAGCTCTACGTCCCGCTGGACGCGATCGACCCGGCGCTGCTGCAGCGCACGGAGCACACGACCCACTGCCCGTTCAAGGGCGACGCCAGCTACCGCTCGATCCGCGCCGGCGAGCGTGTCGCCGAGAACGCGCTCTGGGTCTACGACGACCCGCTGCCGGCCGCCTCCTGGCTGCACGGCCTGGCCGGCGTCTACCTCGAGCGCCTGGACCGCTGGCGCGACGAGGAGGAGGACGTCCTGGGCTTCCCCGACCCCTACCACCGCGTCGACGTGCGCCGCACCGCCCGCCACGTCCAGGTCCGCGCCCGCGGCGAGGTCGTCGCGGACTCCCGCGCGGCGCTCCTGCTCTCCGAGACGGCGCTGCCCAACCGCTACTACCTGCCCCGCGCCGACGTCACCGCGACCCTGCAGGGCCCGACGGGCCGCACGACGTTCTGCCCCTACAAGGGCGAGGCGTCCTACGCCACGCTCGTGCTGGGCGACGGCTCCGAGCTGGCCGACGCCGCCTGGTGCTACGAGGCGCCCTACCCCGAGTCGGCCGCCGTCGCGGGCCACGTGTCGTTCTGGGGCGACGATGTCGAGGTCATCGTCGACGGCGCGGCCGTCGCCTCCTGA
- a CDS encoding DUF3037 domain-containing protein, with the protein MAGPDAFQYAIWRVVPDVERGEALNVGVVVFCRRRGFLGARAELDEPRLRVLAPGADAGAVRRHLEGLVRVAEGEPAAGAIAALPQSERFGWLTAASSTIVQPSPSTPACATTPRPSWTGSSCASSRARAARPGPDLPVPAAVLEDGGGHPARVATARRARSGGWRG; encoded by the coding sequence GTGGCCGGGCCTGACGCGTTCCAGTACGCGATCTGGCGCGTCGTGCCCGACGTCGAGCGCGGCGAGGCGCTCAACGTCGGCGTCGTCGTGTTCTGCCGGCGCCGCGGGTTCCTCGGCGCGCGGGCCGAGCTCGACGAGCCGCGGCTGCGCGTGCTGGCGCCCGGCGCCGACGCGGGCGCGGTGCGCCGCCACCTGGAGGGGTTGGTGCGGGTCGCCGAGGGCGAGCCGGCGGCCGGCGCGATCGCCGCGCTGCCGCAGTCCGAGCGCTTCGGGTGGCTGACGGCGGCGTCGAGCACGATCGTGCAGCCCTCCCCATCCACACCGGCCTGTGCGACGACCCCCAGGCCGTCCTGGACCGGCTCTTCGTGCGCCTCGTCGCGCGCCCGGGCGGCCCGCCCGGGCCCTGACCTGCCGGTGCCCGCCGCCGTCCTGGAGGACGGCGGCGGGCACCCAGCGCGGGTCGCTACCGCGAGGCGGGCGCGATCGGGTGGTTGGCGTGGATGA
- a CDS encoding MerR family transcriptional regulator: MSPAQAAAAGGLRIGEVARLVGTTPRTIRYYEELGLLARDHPREAGRHRLYGEQDVERLREALRLKELLGISLEELRELVEAQDARAALRDEWHHGNPGAARRREILDQSLGHVERQLDLLAGRRAEIERLEDELRERRELIRARLADG; the protein is encoded by the coding sequence GTGAGCCCCGCGCAGGCCGCGGCGGCCGGCGGGCTGCGCATCGGGGAGGTGGCCCGCCTCGTCGGCACCACCCCGCGCACCATCCGCTACTACGAGGAGCTCGGCCTGCTGGCCCGGGACCACCCGCGCGAGGCCGGCCGCCACCGCCTCTACGGCGAGCAGGACGTCGAGCGCCTGCGCGAGGCCCTGCGCCTGAAGGAGCTGCTGGGCATCAGCCTCGAGGAGCTGCGCGAGCTCGTCGAGGCCCAGGACGCCCGCGCCGCGCTGCGCGACGAGTGGCACCACGGCAACCCCGGCGCGGCGCGCCGGCGCGAGATCCTGGACCAGTCGCTGGGCCACGTCGAGCGCCAGCTCGACCTCCTGGCCGGCCGCCGCGCCGAGATCGAGCGCCTCGAGGACGAGCTGCGCGAGCGCCGCGAGCTCATCCGGGCGCGGCTGGCCGACGGCTAA
- a CDS encoding FAD-binding oxidoreductase: MIITARPDLGLDSLRSRFAGELHAPGDAGYDDARQAWNLAVDQRPALVALPRDADDVSALMGFARANALRIAPQGTGHNANARGSVADSILVRTTLMRGVEIDPVARRARVEAGALWMDVTAPASEHGLAALAGSSPDVGVVGYTLGGGIGWLARALGLACNSVTAIEVVTADGEQLRCDEDRHPELFWALRGGTGSFGVITALELELFPLPEVYQGVMLWPWERSREILRAWHEWTLDAPEAVTTSARILQIPPMPDIPEAFRGRQFVAIDGAVMGTEAYAAEVLAPLRALEPAMDLFAMAPPAGLVHVHMDPEHPVPGIGGHAMLDELTPEAIDALVDVAGPGTDSPMLAVELRHLGGALARVPARAGATARLEAAYILFAVGVPVTPELAEAIPARLAALKAAVAPWAAERVYLNFAEEPTDTRSAYGEDAFAALQAVKAEYDPFDLIHANHPIAPASR, encoded by the coding sequence GTGATCATCACCGCCCGTCCCGACCTCGGCCTCGACAGCCTGCGCTCCCGGTTCGCCGGCGAGCTGCACGCCCCCGGCGACGCCGGCTACGACGACGCCCGCCAGGCCTGGAACCTCGCCGTCGACCAGCGACCCGCTCTCGTCGCCCTGCCCCGCGACGCCGACGACGTCAGCGCGCTGATGGGCTTCGCCCGCGCCAATGCCCTGCGCATCGCCCCCCAGGGCACGGGCCACAACGCCAACGCCCGCGGCTCGGTCGCCGACAGCATCCTCGTGCGCACCACCCTCATGCGCGGCGTCGAGATCGACCCCGTCGCCCGGCGTGCCCGCGTCGAGGCGGGCGCCCTGTGGATGGACGTCACCGCGCCCGCCTCCGAGCACGGCCTCGCCGCGCTGGCCGGCTCGTCGCCCGACGTCGGCGTCGTCGGCTACACCCTCGGCGGCGGCATCGGCTGGCTGGCCCGCGCCCTCGGCCTGGCCTGCAACAGCGTCACCGCCATCGAGGTCGTCACCGCCGACGGCGAGCAGCTGCGCTGCGACGAGGACCGCCACCCCGAGCTGTTCTGGGCGCTGCGCGGCGGCACCGGCAGCTTCGGCGTCATCACCGCGCTCGAGCTCGAGCTGTTCCCGCTGCCCGAGGTCTACCAGGGCGTGATGCTGTGGCCGTGGGAGCGCTCGCGCGAGATCCTGCGGGCCTGGCACGAGTGGACGCTCGATGCCCCCGAGGCCGTCACGACCTCCGCGCGGATCCTCCAGATCCCGCCGATGCCCGACATCCCCGAGGCGTTCCGCGGCCGCCAGTTCGTCGCCATCGATGGCGCCGTGATGGGCACGGAGGCCTACGCCGCAGAGGTCCTCGCGCCGCTGCGCGCGCTCGAGCCGGCGATGGACCTGTTCGCGATGGCCCCGCCCGCCGGGCTGGTCCACGTGCACATGGACCCCGAGCACCCTGTGCCCGGCATCGGCGGCCACGCGATGCTCGACGAGCTCACGCCCGAGGCCATCGACGCGCTCGTCGACGTCGCGGGCCCCGGCACGGACTCCCCGATGCTCGCCGTCGAGCTGCGTCACCTCGGCGGCGCGCTGGCCCGCGTCCCGGCGCGCGCCGGCGCCACGGCCCGCCTCGAGGCCGCGTACATCCTGTTCGCGGTCGGCGTGCCGGTGACGCCCGAGCTCGCCGAGGCGATCCCCGCCCGCCTGGCCGCCCTGAAGGCCGCGGTCGCCCCGTGGGCGGCCGAGCGGGTCTACCTCAACTTCGCCGAGGAGCCCACCGACACGCGGTCGGCCTACGGCGAGGACGCCTTCGCGGCGCTGCAGGCCGTCAAGGCCGAGTACGACCCGTTCGACCTCATCCACGCCAACCACCCGATCGCGCCCGCCTCGCGGTAG
- a CDS encoding MFS transporter, whose protein sequence is MSAEAAQTLPRRRIGVDADHEHYKWWALSCTSLGMLLATVNSGTLVIALPDLERALGVGLLTLVWVILAFMIASTVLVLTFGRLSDLFGRKRAFVWGFALFTAASLGAGFSSGGTELILWRVVQGIGGAMLFANASALVTDAFPREQLGVAMGTNVMVAGVGLVLGPVLGGALVEISWHWVFWFNVPIGLAGTAWAWLVLREIVRPEADRRFDWWGTLAFVAGLTGLTLGISRGGIVGWGDTLTIGSLVVAVVLLPAFVAIERRVPSPMLDLSLFADRGFSAATGAAFLSGLSRFALTFVFVLYFQGAQGDDPIVAGVKLAPLAVGMLIASPLAGIYADRHGARSLAALGLVVSAVGMAAMTTLQTGTSYALTALWLLITGLGSGMFNSPNTSAMMGAVPPHRRGIAGGTRMMLQNTGSVLSIAFVLAIITAAVPTTTLLSIFSGVSSGLSDAALAPFIHNLHVALWALAASSLLAAAVSLLRPATSGTETRA, encoded by the coding sequence GTGTCCGCCGAAGCCGCCCAGACCCTCCCGCGCCGCCGGATCGGCGTCGACGCCGACCACGAGCACTACAAGTGGTGGGCCCTGTCGTGCACGAGCCTCGGCATGCTGCTGGCCACCGTCAACTCCGGCACGCTGGTCATCGCGCTCCCGGATCTCGAGCGCGCCCTGGGCGTCGGGCTGCTCACGTTGGTCTGGGTGATCCTCGCGTTCATGATCGCCTCGACCGTGCTCGTGCTCACGTTCGGGCGCCTGAGCGACCTGTTCGGCCGCAAGCGCGCGTTCGTGTGGGGCTTCGCGCTGTTCACCGCCGCGTCGCTGGGCGCCGGGTTCTCCAGCGGCGGCACCGAGCTGATCCTGTGGCGGGTGGTGCAGGGGATCGGGGGGGCCATGCTGTTCGCCAACGCCTCGGCGCTGGTCACCGACGCGTTTCCGCGCGAGCAGCTCGGCGTCGCGATGGGCACCAACGTCATGGTCGCCGGCGTCGGCCTGGTCCTCGGGCCGGTCCTCGGCGGCGCGCTCGTCGAGATCTCCTGGCACTGGGTGTTCTGGTTCAACGTGCCCATCGGCCTGGCCGGCACCGCGTGGGCCTGGCTCGTGCTGCGCGAGATCGTGCGCCCCGAGGCCGACCGGCGCTTCGACTGGTGGGGCACGCTCGCGTTCGTCGCGGGCCTCACCGGCCTGACCCTCGGCATCAGCCGCGGCGGGATCGTCGGCTGGGGCGACACGCTGACCATCGGCTCGCTCGTCGTCGCCGTCGTGCTGCTGCCCGCCTTCGTGGCCATCGAGCGCCGTGTGCCCTCCCCCATGCTCGACCTCTCGCTCTTCGCCGACCGCGGCTTCAGCGCCGCGACCGGCGCCGCGTTCCTGTCGGGCCTCAGCCGCTTCGCGCTGACGTTCGTGTTCGTCCTGTACTTCCAGGGCGCGCAGGGCGACGACCCGATCGTCGCCGGCGTCAAGCTGGCCCCGCTGGCCGTGGGCATGCTCATCGCCAGCCCGCTGGCCGGGATCTACGCCGACCGCCACGGCGCGCGGTCGCTCGCCGCGCTGGGCCTCGTGGTCTCCGCGGTGGGCATGGCGGCCATGACCACGCTGCAGACCGGGACGAGCTACGCCCTGACCGCGCTGTGGCTGCTCATCACCGGGCTCGGGTCGGGGATGTTCAACTCGCCCAACACCTCCGCCATGATGGGCGCCGTGCCGCCGCACCGGCGCGGGATCGCCGGCGGCACGCGGATGATGCTGCAGAACACCGGCTCGGTGCTCTCCATCGCGTTCGTGCTGGCGATCATCACCGCCGCCGTGCCCACCACGACGCTGCTGTCGATCTTCTCCGGCGTCTCGTCGGGCCTCTCGGACGCCGCCCTGGCGCCGTTCATCCACAACCTGCACGTCGCGCTGTGGGCGCTGGCCGCCTCCTCGCTGCTGGCCGCCGCGGTCTCGCTGCTGCGCCCCGCCACCTCCGGCACGGAGACGCGCGCGTGA